In Pseudomonas putida, a genomic segment contains:
- a CDS encoding DUF2802 domain-containing protein, whose protein sequence is MIFEAAVIFLALLWALSLWLFLNYSKRQRELAAEQAVGDALRDQRIKDLAKRLDDYQNGTVRMGEAIHELRAVVAPLPEKVQQLEQRDPNSVTFTQAAKLVGMGASVSELTETCGLTQAEAELMRKLHRGE, encoded by the coding sequence TTGATCTTCGAGGCTGCTGTCATCTTCCTGGCGCTGCTGTGGGCGCTGAGCCTGTGGTTGTTCCTCAACTACAGCAAGCGCCAGCGCGAACTGGCCGCCGAACAGGCTGTGGGCGATGCGCTGCGTGACCAGCGCATCAAGGACCTGGCCAAGCGCCTGGACGACTACCAGAACGGTACCGTGCGCATGGGCGAGGCCATCCACGAACTGCGCGCGGTGGTGGCGCCGCTGCCCGAGAAAGTGCAACAGCTCGAACAGCGCGATCCCAACAGCGTGACCTTCACCCAGGCGGCCAAACTGGTCGGCATGGGCGCCAGTGTCTCCGAACTCACCGAAACCTGCGGCCTGACCCAGGCCGAGGCGGAGTTGATGAGGAAGTTGCACCGCGGCGAGTGA
- a CDS encoding chemotaxis protein CheW: protein MKKSSAQGSEDPILQWVTFRLDNESYGINVMQVQEVLRYTEIAPVPGAPSYVLGIINLRGNVVTVIDTRQRFGLMPTEVTDNTRIVIIEADKQVVGILVDSVAEVVYLRQSEIETAPNVGNEESAKFIQGVCNKNGELLILVELDKMMTEEEWSELENI from the coding sequence ATGAAAAAGTCGTCCGCACAAGGTTCCGAAGATCCGATCCTGCAGTGGGTAACCTTCCGTCTGGACAACGAGTCCTACGGCATCAACGTGATGCAGGTGCAGGAAGTGCTGCGTTATACCGAGATCGCCCCAGTGCCAGGTGCGCCTAGCTACGTGCTGGGCATCATCAACCTGCGCGGCAACGTGGTGACGGTGATCGACACCCGCCAGCGTTTCGGCCTGATGCCGACCGAGGTGACCGACAATACCCGTATCGTCATCATCGAGGCGGACAAGCAGGTGGTGGGCATCCTGGTCGATAGCGTCGCCGAAGTCGTCTACCTGCGTCAGTCGGAGATCGAGACCGCGCCGAACGTGGGCAACGAGGAGTCGGCCAAGTTCATCCAGGGCGTGTGCAACAAGAACGGCGAGCTGCTGATCCTGGTCGAGCTGGACAAGATGATGACCGAGGAAGAGTGGTCCGAGCTGGAGAACATCTGA
- a CDS encoding CheW domain-containing protein: MNRPVGTRPQLALQSYLDGLLQEATEFDEPLQASQAPAAEPSDEFAAAVREEQAFDARQQVQAPAASNVARPFAEPPAPILPAVMPAEEPVVAVIETDVVAEASIPVLIDVQAAEPVAPLVDVHLPAAGVPTPPATVDGRPAWAAEPFECLLFDVAGLTLAVPLVCLGSIYSLEGQELTPLFGQPDWFLGILTCQAGNLKVLDTARWVMPDRYREDFRQGLHYVISVQGYEWGLAVHQVSRSLRLDPNEIKWRSQRGQRPWLAGTVIEHMCALLDVAELAELIASGAVKQMHSQQQ; encoded by the coding sequence ATGAATCGCCCTGTCGGCACTCGCCCGCAACTGGCCCTGCAGTCCTACCTCGATGGGTTGTTGCAGGAAGCCACCGAATTCGACGAACCGCTCCAGGCTTCGCAGGCTCCAGCGGCCGAACCCAGCGATGAATTCGCCGCGGCCGTGCGTGAAGAGCAGGCATTCGATGCTCGCCAGCAGGTCCAGGCGCCTGCGGCCAGCAACGTTGCGCGTCCTTTCGCCGAGCCGCCCGCGCCGATCTTGCCGGCAGTGATGCCAGCCGAGGAGCCCGTGGTCGCGGTGATCGAGACCGACGTGGTGGCCGAGGCCAGCATCCCGGTGTTGATCGATGTACAGGCCGCCGAGCCGGTTGCACCGCTGGTCGACGTCCACCTGCCGGCAGCAGGCGTGCCCACGCCGCCGGCCACGGTCGATGGCCGCCCGGCCTGGGCTGCCGAGCCTTTCGAGTGCTTGTTGTTCGACGTCGCCGGGCTGACCCTGGCGGTGCCGCTGGTCTGCCTGGGCTCCATCTATAGCCTCGAGGGCCAGGAACTGACGCCGCTGTTCGGCCAGCCGGACTGGTTCCTCGGCATCCTGACCTGCCAGGCCGGCAACCTGAAGGTGCTGGACACCGCGCGCTGGGTCATGCCCGACCGCTATCGCGAAGACTTCCGCCAGGGCCTGCACTACGTGATTTCGGTGCAGGGCTACGAATGGGGGCTGGCGGTGCACCAGGTCAGCCGCTCGCTGCGCCTGGACCCGAACGAGATCAAATGGCGCAGCCAGCGGGGCCAGCGCCCGTGGCTGGCCGGCACGGTCATCGAACACATGTGTGCGCTGCTGGATGTCGCCGAGCTGGCCGAGTTGATCGCCAGCGGTGCCGTCAAGCAGATGCACAGCCAACAGCAATGA
- a CDS encoding ParA family protein, which translates to MRVWAVANQKGGVGKTTTTIALAGLLAEAGKRVVVVDLDPHGSMTSYFGHNPDALEHSCYDLFLHKGAVPEGLPGQLLLPTSDERISLLPSSTALAVLERQSPGQNGLGLVIAKSLAQLWQDFDFALIDSPPLLGVLMVNALAASQQLVIPVQTEFLAVKGLERMIGTLAMINRSRKQALPYQIVPTLFDRRTQASMGTLKVLRDTYDQQVWQGYIPVDTRLRDASRNGVTPSQFDGKSRGVIAYRALLKHLLTYKAALRVAS; encoded by the coding sequence ATGAGAGTCTGGGCAGTAGCCAATCAAAAAGGTGGTGTCGGCAAGACCACCACCACGATCGCCCTGGCCGGCCTGTTGGCCGAGGCGGGCAAGCGCGTGGTCGTCGTCGATCTCGACCCGCATGGCTCGATGACCAGTTACTTCGGGCACAATCCCGATGCGCTGGAGCACAGCTGCTACGACCTGTTCCTGCACAAGGGCGCGGTGCCAGAGGGCTTGCCCGGGCAATTGCTGCTGCCGACCAGCGACGAGCGCATTTCGCTGTTGCCCTCGAGCACCGCGCTGGCGGTGCTCGAACGTCAGTCGCCTGGGCAGAACGGCCTGGGTCTGGTGATCGCCAAGAGTCTGGCGCAGCTGTGGCAGGATTTCGACTTCGCCCTGATCGACAGCCCGCCACTGTTGGGCGTGTTGATGGTCAATGCCCTGGCCGCCAGTCAGCAGCTGGTGATTCCGGTGCAGACCGAGTTCCTTGCGGTCAAGGGGCTGGAGCGCATGATCGGCACCTTGGCCATGATCAACCGCTCGCGCAAGCAGGCCTTGCCGTACCAGATCGTCCCGACCCTGTTCGACCGTCGTACCCAGGCCTCGATGGGCACCCTGAAGGTGCTGCGCGATACCTATGACCAGCAGGTCTGGCAGGGTTACATACCGGTCGACACGCGCCTGCGCGATGCCAGCCGCAACGGCGTCACGCCGTCGCAGTTCGACGGCAAGAGCCGAGGCGTGATCGCCTACCGGGCACTGCTCAAGCACCTGCTGACCTACAAAGCCGCGCTGCGGGTGGCCTCATGA
- the motD gene encoding flagellar motor protein MotD translates to MRRRRHTEEHENHERWLVSYADFITLLFAFFVVMYSISSINEGKYKVISQALLGVFNDPERAMKPIPIGDEQPLSVRPAEPLIKDSEQTDAGLAQTSVDPLKTISDDVRDAFGDLIKSDQMTVRGNELWVEIELNSSLLFGSGDAMPSDKAFDIIEKVANILKPFANPVHVEGFTDNLPIRTAQYPTNWELSSARAASIVRLLAMEGVNPARMASVGYGEYQPVASNDSAEGRARNRRVVLVISRNLEVRRSLTGSGSANATPDAALRRAGTQSAPATPTAAAGQ, encoded by the coding sequence ATGCGTCGCCGTCGCCATACCGAAGAACACGAGAATCACGAACGCTGGCTGGTGTCGTACGCCGACTTCATCACCTTGCTGTTCGCTTTCTTCGTGGTCATGTACTCGATTTCCTCGATCAACGAGGGCAAGTACAAAGTCATCTCCCAGGCGCTGCTGGGGGTGTTCAACGACCCCGAACGGGCCATGAAGCCGATCCCCATCGGTGATGAGCAGCCGCTGAGCGTGCGCCCGGCCGAGCCGTTGATCAAGGACAGCGAGCAGACCGATGCGGGCCTGGCGCAGACCAGCGTCGATCCACTGAAGACCATCAGCGACGACGTGCGCGATGCGTTCGGCGACCTGATCAAGTCCGACCAGATGACCGTGCGCGGCAACGAGCTATGGGTCGAGATCGAACTCAACTCGTCGCTGTTGTTCGGCAGCGGCGATGCCATGCCCAGCGACAAGGCGTTCGACATCATCGAGAAGGTGGCGAACATCCTCAAGCCGTTCGCCAACCCGGTGCATGTGGAAGGCTTCACCGACAACCTGCCGATCCGCACCGCGCAATACCCGACCAACTGGGAGCTGTCGTCGGCGCGGGCGGCGAGCATCGTGCGCCTGCTGGCGATGGAAGGGGTCAACCCGGCGCGCATGGCCTCGGTGGGCTATGGCGAATATCAGCCGGTGGCCAGCAACGACAGCGCCGAAGGGCGGGCGCGCAACCGCCGGGTGGTGCTGGTGATTTCCCGCAACCTTGAAGTGCGCCGCAGCCTGACCGGTTCCGGCAGTGCCAACGCCACACCGGATGCGGCCTTGCGACGTGCTGGCACACAAAGTGCACCGGCTACGCCAACAGCGGCGGCGGGGCAGTAA
- a CDS encoding flagellar motor protein, giving the protein MDVLSLIGLSLAFVAIVGGNFLEGGHVGALINGPAGLIVLGGTLAAALLQSPLSAFKRALQILRWIIFPPRVDLAGGIDRVVNWSLTARKEGLLGLEGVADAEPDPYARKGLQLLVDGAEPESVRSILEVDFLTQEARDIQAAKVFESMGGYAPTIGIIGAVMGLIHVMGNLADPSQLGNGIAVAFVATIYGVASANLILLPIANKLKAIVLRQSRYREMLLEGLLSIAEGENPRSIELKLQGFME; this is encoded by the coding sequence ATGGATGTGTTGAGCCTGATTGGCCTGAGCCTGGCTTTCGTTGCCATCGTCGGCGGTAATTTCCTCGAAGGTGGCCATGTCGGCGCGCTGATCAACGGCCCTGCCGGGCTGATCGTGCTCGGCGGTACCCTGGCGGCGGCGCTCCTGCAATCGCCGTTGTCCGCATTCAAGCGGGCGCTGCAGATCTTGCGCTGGATCATCTTCCCACCGCGGGTGGACCTGGCGGGTGGGATCGACCGCGTGGTCAACTGGAGCCTGACGGCACGCAAGGAGGGCCTGCTGGGTCTTGAAGGCGTGGCCGATGCCGAGCCCGACCCGTATGCGCGCAAGGGCCTGCAACTGCTGGTCGACGGCGCGGAGCCCGAGTCGGTCCGCAGCATCCTCGAAGTCGACTTCCTGACCCAGGAGGCCCGCGACATCCAGGCCGCCAAGGTGTTCGAGAGCATGGGCGGCTATGCGCCGACCATCGGCATCATCGGTGCGGTGATGGGCCTGATCCACGTGATGGGCAACCTTGCCGACCCGTCGCAACTGGGCAACGGCATTGCCGTGGCCTTCGTCGCCACCATCTACGGCGTGGCCAGCGCCAACCTGATACTGCTGCCGATCGCCAACAAGCTCAAGGCCATCGTCCTGCGCCAGTCGCGCTATCGCGAGATGCTGCTCGAAGGGCTGCTGTCGATTGCCGAAGGGGAAAACCCACGCTCGATCGAGCTGAAGCTGCAAGGCTTCATGGAGTAA
- a CDS encoding protein-glutamate methylesterase/protein-glutamine glutaminase — MAVKVLVVDDSGFFRRRVSEILSADPTIQVVGTATNGREAIDQAQALKPDVITMDYEMPMMDGITAVRHIMQRCPTPVLMFSSLTHEGARVTLDALDAGAVDYLPKNFEDISRNPEKVKQLLCEKVHTISRSNRRFGSYASPAPAAAATPASPAQAPASSLATATPAPVRSAAPARAAASASAPAASPAPKRKPYKLVAIGTSTGGPVALQRVLTQLPASFPAPIVLIQHMPAAFTKAFAERLDKLCKISVKEAEDGDVLRPGLALLAPGGKQMMVDGRGTVKILPGDERLNYKPCVDITFGSAAKSYGDKVLSVVLTGMGADGREGARLLKQGGSTVWAQDEASCVIYGMPMAIVKANLADAVYSLDEIGKHLVEACV, encoded by the coding sequence ATGGCTGTCAAGGTCCTGGTGGTGGATGATTCCGGTTTCTTCCGCCGCCGTGTCTCGGAAATCCTCTCGGCCGACCCGACGATCCAGGTCGTCGGCACCGCGACCAACGGCCGGGAGGCGATCGACCAGGCACAGGCGCTCAAGCCCGATGTCATCACCATGGACTACGAAATGCCCATGATGGACGGCATCACCGCGGTGCGGCACATCATGCAGCGCTGCCCGACGCCGGTGTTGATGTTCTCCTCGCTGACCCACGAAGGCGCCCGGGTCACCCTCGACGCGCTGGACGCCGGCGCGGTGGACTACCTGCCGAAGAACTTCGAAGATATTTCCCGCAACCCGGAAAAGGTCAAGCAACTGCTGTGCGAGAAGGTCCACACCATTTCGCGCAGCAACCGCCGTTTCGGCAGCTACGCCAGCCCCGCGCCTGCCGCTGCAGCGACGCCTGCGAGCCCTGCACAGGCGCCCGCCAGCAGCCTGGCAACGGCCACGCCAGCTCCGGTACGCAGCGCCGCGCCTGCGCGCGCCGCTGCATCGGCGAGCGCGCCGGCAGCATCGCCCGCGCCCAAGCGCAAGCCCTACAAACTGGTGGCCATCGGTACCTCCACCGGCGGGCCGGTGGCGTTGCAGCGGGTCCTCACCCAGCTGCCGGCCAGCTTCCCGGCGCCGATCGTGCTCATCCAGCACATGCCTGCGGCATTCACCAAGGCCTTTGCCGAGCGCCTCGACAAGCTGTGCAAGATCAGCGTCAAGGAAGCCGAGGATGGCGACGTGCTGCGCCCAGGCCTGGCCCTGCTGGCGCCGGGTGGCAAGCAGATGATGGTCGATGGCCGTGGCACGGTGAAGATCCTGCCGGGTGACGAGCGCCTGAACTACAAGCCCTGCGTGGACATCACCTTCGGTTCGGCGGCCAAGTCGTACGGCGACAAGGTGCTCTCGGTGGTGCTCACCGGCATGGGCGCGGACGGGCGCGAAGGCGCGCGGTTGCTCAAGCAGGGGGGCAGCACGGTGTGGGCCCAGGATGAAGCCAGCTGCGTGATCTATGGCATGCCCATGGCCATCGTCAAGGCCAACCTGGCCGATGCGGTGTACAGCCTGGACGAAATCGGCAAGCACCTGGTAGAGGCCTGCGTCTGA
- a CDS encoding chemotaxis protein CheA, producing the protein MSFGADEEILQDFLVEAGEILEQLSEQLVELESRPDDADLLNAIFRGFHTVKGGAGFLQLNELVECCHIAENVFDILRKGERRVDAELMDVVLAALDTVNSMFGQVRERSEVTPATPELLAALSRLAEPASADEAAAQAAPEPVLEAPAAEADITDTEFEQLLDSLDAVKAEAAAAEQMQAEGVSGEGDEITDAEFESLLDQLHGKGQFSAEVVASESPVAAKEPASDEITDEEFESLLDQLHGKGTFQADALPAASAAPAGAVAAGDDISEHEFEALLDQLHGKGKFSGDAVAAPAPAAVASKPQAKPQAKPEPKPEPKPAAAAPAPVAKAAAPARAASPVAEKPVASEAETTVRVDTARLDEIMNMVGELVLVRNRLVRLGLNSGDEAMSKAVSNLDVVTADLQTAVMKTRMQPIKKVFGRFPRLVRDLARQLKKEINLELVGEETDLDKNLVEALADPLVHLVRNAVDHGVEMPDEREASGKARTGRVVLSAEQEGDHILLSISDDGKGMDPSVLRAKAVEKGLMDKDAADRLSESDCYNLIFAPGFSTKTEISDVSGRGVGMDVVKTKISQLNGSINIFSAKGQGSKIVIKVPLTLAIMPTLMVMLGNQAFAFPLVNVNEIFHLDLSRTNVVDGQEVVIVRDKALPLFYLKRWLVRDQVHEEQREGHVVILSVGTQRIGFVVDQLVGQEEVVIKPLGKMLQGTPGMSGATITGDGRIALILDVPSMLKRYAARRI; encoded by the coding sequence ATGAGCTTCGGCGCCGATGAAGAAATCCTTCAGGATTTCCTGGTAGAAGCCGGCGAAATTCTTGAGCAACTGTCCGAGCAACTGGTCGAGCTGGAAAGCCGGCCCGACGATGCCGACCTGCTCAATGCGATCTTTCGCGGTTTCCACACTGTAAAAGGGGGCGCCGGCTTCCTTCAGCTCAACGAGCTGGTGGAGTGCTGCCATATCGCCGAGAACGTGTTCGACATCCTGCGCAAAGGTGAGCGCCGGGTCGACGCGGAACTGATGGACGTGGTGCTTGCCGCGCTCGACACGGTCAACAGCATGTTCGGCCAGGTGCGCGAGCGTAGCGAAGTGACCCCGGCCACGCCGGAGCTGCTGGCGGCGTTGTCGCGCCTGGCAGAACCTGCCTCGGCCGACGAAGCCGCAGCGCAAGCCGCGCCCGAGCCTGTGCTCGAGGCGCCCGCAGCCGAAGCGGACATCACCGACACCGAGTTCGAGCAACTGCTCGACTCGCTCGATGCGGTGAAGGCCGAAGCGGCTGCCGCCGAGCAGATGCAGGCCGAGGGCGTCAGCGGCGAGGGTGACGAAATCACCGACGCCGAGTTCGAGTCGCTGCTCGACCAGTTGCACGGCAAGGGCCAGTTCAGCGCCGAAGTCGTCGCCAGCGAGTCGCCAGTGGCCGCCAAGGAACCGGCGAGCGACGAGATCACCGACGAAGAGTTCGAGTCGCTGCTCGACCAGCTGCATGGCAAGGGCACCTTCCAGGCCGACGCCTTGCCAGCGGCCAGCGCTGCACCGGCTGGCGCCGTGGCTGCTGGTGACGACATCAGCGAGCACGAGTTCGAGGCGCTGCTCGACCAGTTGCACGGCAAGGGCAAGTTCTCCGGTGATGCGGTCGCAGCGCCGGCGCCTGCCGCCGTGGCCAGCAAGCCGCAAGCCAAGCCCCAAGCCAAACCAGAGCCCAAGCCAGAGCCCAAGCCCGCTGCCGCCGCCCCGGCGCCGGTCGCCAAGGCTGCCGCGCCCGCCCGCGCCGCGTCGCCAGTGGCGGAAAAGCCTGTGGCCAGCGAAGCGGAAACCACCGTGCGGGTCGACACCGCACGCCTGGACGAGATCATGAACATGGTCGGCGAACTGGTGCTGGTGCGTAACCGCCTGGTACGCCTGGGCCTGAACAGCGGCGACGAGGCCATGTCCAAGGCCGTGTCGAACCTCGACGTGGTCACCGCCGACCTGCAGACCGCGGTCATGAAGACGCGCATGCAGCCGATCAAGAAGGTCTTCGGGCGCTTCCCGCGTCTGGTGCGCGACCTCGCCCGCCAGCTCAAGAAAGAGATCAACCTGGAGCTGGTCGGTGAAGAAACCGACCTCGACAAGAACCTCGTCGAGGCCCTGGCCGACCCGCTGGTGCACTTGGTGCGCAACGCCGTCGACCACGGCGTCGAAATGCCCGACGAGCGCGAGGCCTCGGGCAAGGCCCGTACCGGCCGCGTGGTGCTCTCGGCCGAGCAGGAAGGCGATCATATCCTCTTGTCGATTTCCGACGACGGCAAGGGCATGGACCCAAGCGTGCTGCGCGCCAAGGCCGTGGAAAAAGGCCTGATGGACAAGGACGCGGCCGACCGCCTGAGCGAATCGGACTGCTACAACCTGATCTTCGCCCCGGGCTTCTCGACCAAGACCGAGATCTCCGACGTGTCCGGCCGTGGTGTCGGCATGGACGTGGTGAAGACCAAGATCTCCCAGCTCAACGGCTCGATCAACATCTTCTCGGCCAAGGGCCAGGGGTCGAAGATCGTCATCAAGGTGCCGCTGACCCTGGCGATCATGCCGACCCTGATGGTCATGCTGGGCAACCAGGCGTTCGCCTTCCCGCTGGTCAACGTCAACGAGATCTTCCACCTCGACCTGTCGCGCACCAATGTGGTCGACGGCCAGGAAGTGGTAATCGTGCGCGACAAGGCACTGCCGCTGTTCTACCTCAAGCGCTGGCTGGTCCGCGACCAGGTGCACGAGGAGCAGCGCGAGGGCCATGTGGTGATCCTGTCGGTCGGTACCCAACGCATCGGCTTCGTCGTCGACCAGTTGGTGGGCCAGGAAGAGGTGGTGATCAAGCCGCTGGGCAAGATGCTGCAGGGCACCCCGGGCATGTCCGGCGCCACCATCACCGGCGACGGCCGTATCGCGCTGATTCTCGACGTGCCGAGCATGCTCAAGCGTTACGCGGCACGGCGTATTTGA
- a CDS encoding protein phosphatase CheZ gives MEPSHSSLGEFESTLKKHAEELVESLEKGRFGDAVQLIHQLNQTRDRGLYQEVGKLTRELHSAIVSFQIDPRMPQAEEVSQITDATERLSYVVKLTEGAANRTMDLVEQGTPVLNELAAEAQNLSVDWQRFMRREVAAPEFRDLVKRVDSFLTHSAEGNRQVAGHLNDILLAQDYQDLTGQVIKRVTALVTEVESNLLKLVLMASQVDRFAGIEHDHQQLRAEKDQEKHPTRGEGPQIHADKREDVVSGQDDVDDLLSSLGF, from the coding sequence ATGGAACCATCACATTCGTCTTTGGGGGAGTTCGAGTCGACCCTGAAGAAACATGCCGAGGAGCTGGTCGAGAGCCTTGAGAAGGGCCGTTTCGGCGATGCGGTGCAGTTGATTCATCAGCTGAACCAGACCCGCGACCGCGGCCTGTACCAGGAGGTCGGCAAGCTCACCCGTGAGCTGCACAGCGCGATCGTCAGCTTCCAGATCGACCCGCGCATGCCGCAGGCCGAGGAGGTCTCGCAGATCACCGACGCCACCGAGCGCCTGTCCTACGTGGTGAAACTCACCGAGGGTGCGGCCAACCGCACCATGGACCTGGTGGAGCAGGGCACCCCGGTGCTCAACGAGTTGGCCGCCGAGGCGCAGAACCTGAGCGTCGACTGGCAGCGCTTCATGCGCCGCGAGGTCGCAGCGCCCGAGTTCCGTGACCTGGTCAAGCGCGTCGACAGTTTCCTGACGCACAGCGCCGAGGGCAATCGGCAGGTTGCCGGCCACCTCAACGACATTCTCCTGGCCCAGGACTACCAAGACCTCACCGGCCAGGTGATCAAGCGGGTGACCGCGCTGGTGACCGAAGTCGAAAGCAATCTGCTCAAGCTCGTGTTGATGGCCAGCCAGGTCGACCGTTTTGCCGGTATCGAACACGACCATCAACAGCTTCGTGCTGAAAAAGATCAAGAAAAACATCCGACTCGGGGTGAAGGTCCGCAGATTCATGCCGATAAGCGTGAAGACGTCGTATCCGGTCAGGATGACGTCGACGATCTGCTGTCCAGCCTGGGTTTTTAA
- a CDS encoding chemotaxis response regulator CheY: protein MKILIVDDFSTMRRIIKNLLRDLGFTNTDEADDGTTALPMLESGHYDFLVTDWNMPGMSGIDLLRKVRAHERLKGMPVLMVTAEAKRDQIIEAAQAGVNGYVVKPFTAQVLKEKIEKIFERVNG from the coding sequence ATGAAAATCCTCATCGTTGACGACTTTTCGACGATGCGGCGGATCATCAAGAACCTGTTGCGTGATCTGGGCTTCACCAATACCGATGAAGCCGATGACGGCACCACGGCGCTGCCGATGCTCGAAAGCGGCCATTACGACTTCCTGGTGACCGACTGGAACATGCCGGGCATGTCCGGTATCGACCTGCTGCGCAAGGTGCGCGCTCACGAGCGCCTCAAGGGCATGCCGGTGCTGATGGTGACCGCCGAAGCCAAGCGCGACCAGATCATCGAAGCGGCCCAGGCCGGCGTCAATGGTTACGTGGTCAAGCCGTTCACCGCCCAGGTGCTCAAAGAAAAGATCGAGAAGATCTTCGAACGCGTCAACGGCTGA
- the fliA gene encoding RNA polymerase sigma factor FliA → MNASGFKMYSKASKDAQYELVERYAPLVKRIAYHLLARLPANVQVEDLIQAGMIGLLEVANKYDASKGASFETYAGIRIRGAMLDEVRKGDWAPRSVHRNTRMVSDAMRAVEARTGRDAKDHEVAAELQLSLDDYYGILNDTLGSRLFSFDDLLQDGEHEGLHEDGASGQVEPSRDLEEERFQAALAEAIANLPERERLVLALYYDEELNLKEIGEVLGVSESRVSQLHSQCAARLRSRLGEWRAR, encoded by the coding sequence ATGAACGCGAGCGGCTTCAAGATGTACAGCAAGGCGTCCAAGGACGCCCAGTACGAACTGGTCGAGCGCTACGCGCCGCTGGTCAAGCGCATCGCCTACCACCTGCTGGCGCGCCTGCCAGCCAACGTGCAGGTCGAGGACCTGATCCAGGCGGGCATGATCGGCCTTCTGGAAGTGGCCAACAAATACGACGCGAGCAAGGGCGCGAGCTTCGAGACCTACGCCGGCATCCGCATCCGCGGGGCCATGCTCGACGAGGTCCGCAAGGGTGACTGGGCGCCCCGCTCGGTGCACCGCAATACCCGCATGGTCAGCGACGCGATGCGCGCCGTCGAAGCAAGAACCGGGCGTGACGCTAAAGATCACGAGGTTGCTGCCGAACTCCAATTGAGTCTCGATGATTACTACGGGATTTTGAACGATACCTTGGGGAGCCGCCTGTTCAGCTTCGACGACCTGTTGCAGGACGGCGAGCACGAAGGGTTGCACGAGGACGGCGCCAGTGGCCAGGTCGAGCCTTCGCGCGACCTGGAAGAAGAGCGCTTCCAGGCCGCCCTGGCCGAAGCCATCGCCAACCTGCCGGAGCGCGAGCGCCTGGTGCTGGCGCTGTACTACGACGAGGAGCTGAACCTCAAGGAAATCGGTGAGGTGCTGGGGGTCAGCGAATCGCGTGTCAGCCAGTTGCACAGCCAGTGCGCCGCGCGTCTGCGCAGCCGCCTTGGAGAATGGCGGGCACGTTGA